In the genome of Hymenobacter cellulosivorans, one region contains:
- a CDS encoding TonB-dependent receptor family protein — protein MLPRFLLLCPLSLLTVAARAQTPDTPDTTRVVKLPEATVVGYGTNLPLRRTAGGVSVLDAAGIERFSQASLAAAVNTLPGVRLEERATASYRISVRGSTLRSPFGVRNVKVYYNDIPFTEASGSTPFNLLDPATIGRIEVIKGPAASVYGAGTGGAILLSNRQAAPGESRAQVGFTAGSFGLRRYSVAAETGSATGALRAQYVHQSLDGYRENSASLRDVLTLDGELRTSEKQTLAAHLLYTDLSYQLPGGLTRAQFDQNPRQARPRTVNNAGVVTSPGTVEQQAAYASRTALLGISHEYRFTPAFTNKTTLYTTGTVIRTPYLVDYERNTAVGWGGRTAFTYRAVVAGRLLRLSGGGEWQSSQENARNYTNRAGSTGALRYDDDIRTNTGFAFAQAELELPAGLLATVGASYNRLTYDITRVAGGTINPAGYEVERRFRPELSPRVALLKEITPLISAYASVSSGFSPPTEEEIRPSDGSLNTGLQAERGTSYELGFRGKALGERLVFDVAAFDFGLNQTIVTRTNELGAQLFANSGSTRQRGIEAAVSGWLWQPDNTTQALPSPGTLTNGLRAWASYAYNHFRFDDYQQNTDNFSGNRLTGTAPHTLSAGLDAGTALGFYLSPTLSHQARLPLNDANTAYAPGYWTFAARAGWRQTLLAHLELDVFAGVENATDRRYSLGNDLNAFGGRYYQPAPGRNFYGGTTIGWRW, from the coding sequence ACCTGCCCTTGCGGCGTACCGCCGGTGGCGTGAGCGTGCTGGATGCTGCGGGCATCGAGCGGTTTAGCCAGGCTTCGTTGGCGGCGGCCGTCAATACCCTGCCGGGCGTGCGGCTGGAGGAGCGGGCCACGGCCAGCTACCGGATCAGCGTGCGGGGCAGCACGCTCCGTTCCCCGTTTGGGGTGCGCAACGTGAAGGTGTACTACAACGATATTCCCTTCACCGAAGCCAGCGGCAGCACGCCCTTCAACCTGCTCGACCCGGCCACCATCGGGCGTATCGAGGTTATCAAAGGCCCGGCCGCCAGCGTGTACGGAGCCGGCACGGGCGGGGCTATTTTGCTCTCAAACCGGCAGGCCGCGCCCGGCGAGTCCCGGGCTCAAGTGGGCTTCACGGCGGGCAGCTTTGGCTTGCGACGCTACTCCGTAGCCGCCGAAACCGGCTCGGCTACCGGTGCGCTGCGGGCCCAGTACGTGCACCAGAGCCTGGACGGCTACCGCGAAAACAGCGCCTCCCTGCGCGACGTACTCACCCTCGACGGGGAGCTGCGCACGTCCGAGAAGCAAACCCTGGCCGCCCACCTGCTCTACACCGACCTGAGCTACCAGCTGCCCGGCGGCCTCACCCGGGCCCAGTTTGACCAGAACCCCCGGCAGGCCCGGCCCCGCACCGTCAACAATGCCGGCGTCGTTACCAGTCCCGGCACGGTAGAACAGCAGGCGGCCTACGCCTCGCGCACGGCCTTGCTGGGCATCTCCCACGAGTACCGCTTCACGCCGGCCTTCACCAACAAAACCACGCTCTACACCACCGGCACCGTCATTCGCACTCCGTATCTGGTAGATTATGAGCGCAACACGGCCGTGGGTTGGGGCGGGCGCACGGCCTTCACCTACCGGGCCGTCGTAGCCGGTCGCCTGCTGCGCCTGAGTGGGGGTGGGGAGTGGCAGAGCAGCCAGGAGAATGCCCGCAACTACACAAACCGTGCTGGCAGCACCGGCGCCCTGCGCTACGACGACGACATTCGCACCAACACGGGCTTTGCCTTTGCCCAGGCCGAGCTGGAGCTGCCCGCCGGCCTGCTGGCTACCGTGGGGGCCAGCTACAACCGTCTGACCTACGACATTACCCGCGTGGCCGGCGGCACCATCAACCCCGCCGGCTACGAAGTGGAGCGCCGCTTCCGGCCCGAACTCTCGCCCCGGGTAGCTTTGCTCAAGGAAATTACGCCCCTGATTTCGGCCTATGCCAGCGTGAGCAGCGGGTTTTCGCCGCCCACCGAGGAGGAAATCCGGCCTTCCGATGGCAGTCTCAACACCGGTTTGCAAGCCGAGCGGGGCACGAGCTACGAACTAGGCTTCCGGGGCAAGGCCCTGGGCGAGCGGCTCGTGTTCGACGTGGCCGCCTTCGACTTTGGCCTGAACCAGACCATCGTGACGCGCACCAACGAGCTGGGCGCCCAGCTGTTTGCCAACTCCGGCTCGACCCGGCAGCGCGGTATCGAGGCAGCCGTGAGTGGCTGGCTTTGGCAGCCCGACAACACTACGCAAGCGTTGCCCAGCCCCGGCACACTCACCAACGGGCTGCGGGCCTGGGCCAGCTACGCCTACAACCACTTCCGCTTCGACGACTACCAGCAAAACACCGATAACTTCAGCGGCAACCGCCTCACCGGCACGGCGCCCCACACGCTCAGTGCCGGCCTCGACGCGGGCACCGCGCTGGGCTTTTACCTCAGCCCCACGCTCAGCCACCAGGCCCGCCTGCCCCTGAACGATGCCAACACCGCCTACGCGCCCGGCTACTGGACCTTTGCGGCCCGGGCCGGCTGGCGCCAAACGCTACTTGCCCATCTGGAGCTGGACGTTTTTGCCGGCGTCGAAAATGCTACGGACCGGCGCTACAGCCTCGGCAACGACCTGAACGCCTTCGGGGGCCGTTACTACCAGCCCGCTCCGGGCCGCAATTTCTACGGCGGTACCACCATCGGCTGGCGTTGGTAG
- a CDS encoding DUF5694 domain-containing protein — protein MKPLRVFLLLLLFPVLALLSFGPRRAAKPARAQVMILGSYHMGNPGADLVNMQADDVTTLRRQQELQKLAEKLARFRPTKICLEWAPGTRYDSLVQVRYRQYQAGTYQLKRNEIDQIGFRLAKMLGHERVYGIDAPGRFEFGELMAYAQRHGQDGQLKRQVQSVDSMLKADEQVLLKTPLDAYFRQINHPALHRLYHDWYLRLLHYGTPQEPAGSRLVADYYERNIRIVANLMQVAPSPQERVLVVYGNGHTSFLKNILANSSEYDLVEAYDFLK, from the coding sequence ATGAAACCCTTACGCGTCTTTTTGCTTTTGCTGCTATTTCCCGTGCTGGCCCTGCTGAGCTTTGGCCCCCGACGGGCGGCTAAGCCCGCCCGGGCCCAGGTCATGATTCTGGGCTCCTACCACATGGGTAACCCCGGCGCCGACCTGGTCAACATGCAGGCCGACGACGTGACCACGCTCCGGCGCCAGCAGGAGCTGCAGAAGCTGGCCGAAAAGCTGGCCCGCTTCCGGCCCACCAAAATTTGCCTGGAGTGGGCGCCCGGCACCCGCTACGACTCCCTGGTGCAGGTGCGCTACCGGCAATACCAAGCTGGCACCTACCAGCTCAAGCGCAACGAAATCGACCAAATAGGCTTTCGGCTGGCCAAGATGCTGGGCCACGAGCGGGTATACGGCATCGACGCGCCCGGCCGCTTCGAGTTTGGGGAGCTGATGGCCTACGCCCAGCGCCACGGCCAAGACGGGCAGCTGAAGCGCCAGGTGCAGTCGGTTGATTCCATGCTGAAAGCCGATGAGCAGGTGCTGCTCAAAACCCCGCTCGACGCCTACTTCCGGCAAATCAACCACCCGGCCCTGCACCGCCTCTACCACGACTGGTACCTGCGCCTGCTGCACTACGGCACGCCCCAGGAGCCCGCCGGCAGCCGCTTGGTCGCCGATTATTACGAGCGCAACATTCGGATTGTGGCCAACCTGATGCAGGTGGCGCCCTCGCCCCAGGAGCGGGTCCTGGTGGTGTACGGCAACGGGCACACGTCCTTTTTAAAGAATATCTTAGCCAACTCGTCGGAGTACGACCTGGTCGAGGCCTACGATTTTCTGAAATAA
- a CDS encoding sensor histidine kinase, producing the protein MRPSFAFSPRHVRVLGSLLIGLCVTMVYYAASVLEPSGFAWSAVAVMLLLVFLMWEAAAAVSDYLDRRRPWARGIGVRLLLQVLGSAGLALVIVNVPYTLFKFYSLRYLENPGSHYTLPIFLLINGAALTLFGIVQGAQLGMQFLGRWRQAELQAERLQRESTQARLSALRQQVSPHFLFNNLNILSVLIDRSQPLAKEFVEQFAQVYRYVLSSQERELVPVAEELEMVQAYVFLLQQRFAAGLVVELDVPAVWHQHYLPPLALQMLIENAIKHNVVAASRPLVVAVRAQEEGTLLVTNNVQARGSQEKSTGLGLANIAKRYEFLSERRLRIEHGPTTFTVELPLLELEPA; encoded by the coding sequence ATGCGGCCTTCCTTTGCTTTTTCGCCCCGGCACGTGCGGGTGCTGGGCTCCCTGCTCATCGGGCTCTGCGTCACGATGGTGTACTACGCGGCCAGCGTGCTGGAGCCCTCGGGCTTTGCCTGGAGCGCCGTGGCCGTGATGCTGCTGCTCGTGTTTCTGATGTGGGAAGCTGCCGCCGCCGTATCCGACTACCTGGACCGCCGCCGACCCTGGGCCAGGGGGATAGGAGTGCGGCTGCTGCTGCAGGTGCTGGGCAGCGCGGGCCTGGCTCTTGTCATCGTGAACGTACCCTACACCCTTTTCAAGTTCTACAGCCTGCGCTACCTCGAAAACCCCGGCAGCCACTACACCCTGCCCATTTTTCTGCTCATCAACGGGGCTGCCCTCACGCTGTTCGGCATCGTGCAGGGCGCGCAGCTGGGCATGCAGTTTCTGGGCCGCTGGCGGCAGGCCGAGTTGCAGGCCGAGCGGCTGCAGCGCGAAAGTACCCAGGCCCGGCTGTCGGCTCTGCGCCAGCAGGTGAGTCCGCATTTTCTGTTCAACAACCTCAATATTCTCTCCGTGCTTATCGACCGGAGTCAGCCCCTGGCCAAGGAATTCGTCGAGCAGTTTGCCCAGGTGTACCGCTACGTGCTCAGCAGTCAGGAGCGGGAGCTAGTGCCCGTGGCCGAGGAGCTGGAAATGGTGCAGGCCTACGTGTTTTTGCTCCAGCAGCGCTTCGCCGCCGGCTTGGTCGTCGAGTTGGACGTGCCCGCCGTGTGGCACCAGCACTACCTGCCCCCGCTGGCCCTGCAGATGCTCATCGAAAACGCCATTAAGCATAATGTGGTGGCGGCCAGCCGCCCGCTGGTAGTAGCCGTGCGGGCCCAGGAGGAGGGTACGCTCCTGGTAACCAACAACGTGCAGGCCCGGGGTAGCCAGGAAAAAAGCACCGGCCTGGGCCTGGCCAACATTGCCAAACGCTACGAGTTTTTGTCGGAGCGGCGGCTGCGCATCGAACACGGGCCGACTACCTTTACCGTGGAGCTGCCCTTGCTGGAGCTCGAACCCGCATGA
- a CDS encoding LytR/AlgR family response regulator transcription factor: protein MRIVVVEDEQLAADKLVELIRAYDPASTIVACLDSVADTVAWLSTHAAPDLLFLDIHLADGLGFEIFAQTAVPCPVVFTTAFDQYAIQAFRVNSIDYLLKPLTPRAVADAFRKYEALRRTLTPAPPAAIDYLRLLDELRASEARYKARFLVRAGQRIKTIAAAEVAYFFAEDKYTYLVTGAGPRYVVDFTLDDLEERLDPALFFRLNRKFLASLPAIHEIHAYFKGRLKLTLSPPVEAEVLVSSERAAPFKSWLDR from the coding sequence ATGAGAATCGTGGTAGTAGAAGATGAGCAGCTGGCTGCCGACAAGCTGGTGGAGCTGATCCGGGCCTACGACCCGGCCTCGACCATCGTGGCTTGCCTCGACTCGGTGGCCGACACCGTGGCCTGGCTTAGTACCCACGCCGCCCCCGATTTGCTGTTTCTCGACATCCACCTGGCCGACGGGCTGGGCTTCGAGATATTTGCCCAAACGGCCGTGCCCTGCCCGGTGGTGTTTACCACGGCTTTCGACCAGTACGCCATCCAGGCGTTCCGCGTCAACAGCATTGATTACCTGCTCAAGCCGCTCACGCCCCGGGCTGTAGCCGATGCGTTCCGCAAGTACGAAGCCCTGCGCCGCACCCTGACCCCGGCCCCGCCCGCTGCCATCGACTACCTGCGCCTGCTCGACGAGCTGCGGGCCAGTGAGGCGCGCTACAAAGCCCGCTTCCTGGTGCGGGCCGGGCAGCGCATCAAAACCATTGCCGCGGCCGAGGTAGCCTACTTTTTCGCCGAAGACAAGTACACCTACCTCGTCACGGGTGCCGGCCCGCGCTACGTGGTCGACTTCACCCTCGACGATTTGGAGGAGCGCCTCGACCCGGCGCTGTTCTTCCGTCTCAACCGGAAGTTCCTGGCCAGCCTGCCCGCCATCCACGAAATTCACGCCTACTTCAAAGGCCGCCTCAAGCTCACCTTGTCCCCACCCGTCGAGGCCGAGGTGCTGGTCAGCAGTGAGCGGGCCGCCCCCTTCAAAAGCTGGCTGGACCGGTGA
- a CDS encoding Gfo/Idh/MocA family protein — translation MKSTTSDKLGFAIVGLGKFATEQIMPNFKACKHARLAALVSGSPDKAQKLAAQYELPETSVYSYDNFDSIKDNPDVDIVYIILPNSMHAEFTIRAAQAGKHVLCEKPMATSVEDCEKMIAACQQADRKLMIAYRAHFEPFNLDAMARIRKGELGKIKAITSDHGRPVKPTEDQADAWRVVKKLAGGGSLMDIGIYALNAARYLSGEEPVEITAQEFSDKSDPRFAEVEDNIHFTLRFPSGVLASCTSSYSYSEVKRGRVFGDKAWLDLDPLSDYKKHTMKIGDDEGNQEPEIEEGNQFAAELDHMAECVLHNKTPKTPGEEGLKDVRYIMAIYEAAKTGKAVKV, via the coding sequence ATGAAATCAACTACTTCCGACAAGCTCGGCTTTGCCATCGTGGGCCTGGGCAAGTTTGCCACCGAGCAGATCATGCCCAATTTCAAAGCCTGCAAGCACGCCCGCCTGGCAGCCTTGGTCAGCGGCTCACCCGACAAGGCCCAAAAGCTGGCGGCCCAGTACGAGTTGCCCGAAACCAGCGTGTACAGCTACGACAATTTCGACTCTATTAAGGACAATCCGGACGTCGACATCGTGTACATCATCCTGCCCAACTCCATGCACGCCGAGTTTACCATCCGGGCGGCGCAGGCGGGCAAGCACGTGCTGTGCGAGAAGCCCATGGCTACGTCGGTTGAAGACTGCGAAAAGATGATTGCCGCCTGCCAGCAAGCCGACCGGAAGCTGATGATTGCCTACCGGGCCCATTTCGAGCCGTTTAACCTGGACGCCATGGCCCGCATCCGCAAGGGTGAGTTAGGTAAAATCAAAGCCATTACCTCCGACCACGGCCGGCCCGTGAAGCCCACCGAAGACCAGGCCGACGCATGGCGGGTGGTCAAAAAGCTGGCGGGTGGTGGCTCCCTCATGGACATTGGCATCTACGCCCTTAACGCGGCCCGCTACCTCAGCGGCGAGGAGCCGGTGGAAATCACGGCCCAGGAATTCAGCGACAAATCGGACCCACGCTTTGCCGAAGTCGAGGACAACATCCACTTCACCCTGCGCTTCCCCAGCGGTGTGCTGGCTTCCTGCACCAGCTCCTACAGCTACTCGGAAGTCAAGCGCGGCCGGGTGTTCGGCGACAAAGCCTGGCTCGACCTCGACCCGCTGTCGGACTACAAGAAGCACACGATGAAAATCGGGGACGATGAGGGCAACCAGGAGCCCGAAATTGAGGAAGGCAACCAGTTTGCCGCCGAGCTGGACCACATGGCCGAGTGCGTATTGCATAACAAAACGCCCAAAACGCCCGGCGAGGAAGGCCTGAAGGACGTGCGCTACATCATGGCCATCTACGAAGCCGCCAAAACCGGCAAAGCCGTGAAAGTGTAG
- a CDS encoding universal stress protein → MPAPLLVLTDFTPAADAALQYAATLAAHLQLPLVLLHINRTSVFDPETFTGKIPHRSESEIALALDERIQGLSVPAVPAMMTGRSTNAIRGIVAQHQPALLVLGRPGAAELPAELVSTTSLNLLSEIQYPLLIVPATTQHQLPQRLVLAADNNSFQLAPSARPVQSLLNALQTPVTVVHVAEPEDNDSCHAALASVQRAGLLADGQHPVSTHGVRNLDIPRGLEQAVRETHADVLVLIARRHNVLGRLFHRSVTAQMIRQTQLPVLVLPTL, encoded by the coding sequence ATGCCTGCTCCTTTGCTTGTACTTACCGACTTTACGCCCGCTGCCGATGCCGCCCTGCAGTATGCGGCCACCCTGGCGGCCCACCTGCAGCTGCCCCTGGTATTGCTGCATATAAACCGCACCTCGGTTTTTGACCCGGAAACCTTTACCGGCAAAATTCCCCACCGCAGTGAGAGCGAAATTGCGCTGGCGCTGGATGAGCGAATCCAGGGCCTGTCCGTGCCCGCCGTGCCCGCCATGATGACCGGCCGCTCTACCAATGCCATTCGGGGAATAGTGGCCCAGCACCAACCCGCGCTACTGGTGCTAGGACGACCCGGTGCAGCGGAACTGCCCGCCGAGCTCGTCAGTACTACTTCCCTCAACTTGCTAAGCGAAATTCAGTACCCGCTGCTCATTGTGCCGGCCACTACTCAGCACCAGCTCCCGCAACGTTTGGTCCTGGCCGCCGACAACAATTCGTTTCAACTGGCCCCTTCTGCCCGGCCGGTACAGAGCCTGCTCAACGCACTGCAAACCCCAGTGACAGTCGTACACGTGGCCGAGCCCGAAGACAACGATTCCTGCCACGCGGCCCTGGCCAGCGTGCAGCGGGCCGGTTTGCTGGCCGATGGGCAGCACCCTGTATCGACCCACGGAGTGCGCAACCTGGATATTCCGCGCGGCCTGGAGCAGGCTGTGCGGGAAACGCACGCCGATGTACTGGTACTTATTGCCCGGCGGCACAACGTGCTGGGTCGGCTGTTTCACCGCAGCGTCACGGCCCAGATGATTCGCCAAACCCAGCTGCCGGTGCTGGTGCTGCCGACCTTGTAG